One segment of Brassica napus cultivar Da-Ae chromosome C3, Da-Ae, whole genome shotgun sequence DNA contains the following:
- the LOC125583032 gene encoding uncharacterized protein LOC125583032 — MATRRYTAVEKGKSIAHHPTEPTRKCIRAPDFDTSDLIKENALTLIGRVTNARAQPIDSLIASLPRNWILRGRVTGSGLGKSCFQFRFELEEDIRKVLANRPYSYHHWMVILQKREHVISPLFPSEIPFWIRLQRLPLHFWHEKLLWHIGREIGNLEDFQISKTSAKIRVLMDGLQPLIKEAVIDFDSGEELAVSLDYENLKSHYSSCFRLCHQASDCPFASTARYLDTMEKRRYREELTGDTRSSDGSPARPPPQRNDTSQAPL, encoded by the coding sequence ATGGCCACCAGACGTTACACAGCAGTGGAAAAAGGGAAATCTATCGCCCACCACCCAACGGAACCGACACGAAAATGCATCAGAGCTCCGGATTTTGATACCTCCGACCTAATAAAGGAAAATGCTCTGACCCTCATCGGAAGAGTAACTAATGCAAGAGCACAACCCATTGATAGTCTTATTGCTTCGCTGCCAAGAAACTGGATCCTAAGAGGAAGGGTGACAGGTTCTGGCCTTGGTAAAAGCTGCTTCCAATTTAGATTTGAGCTGGAAGAGGACATAAGAAAGGTTCTTGCCAACAGACCTTACTCCTATCATCACTGGATGGTCATACTTCAAAAACGGGAACATGTTATCTCCCCGCTCTTCCCTTCTGAGATCCCCTTTTGGATACGTCTGCAAAGATTACCGCTTCACTTTTGGCACGAAAAATTGCTCTGGCACATAGGTAGGGAGATAGGGAATCTTGAAGATTTCCAGATCTCAAAGACCTCAGCAAAAATAAGGGTCCTGATGGACGGACTCCAACCCCTTATCAAAGAAGCGGTGATTGATTTCGACTCGGGAGAAGAACTGGCTGTATCTCTTGACTATGAAAACCTTAAGAGTCACTACTCCTCTTGCTTCAGGCTATGCCACCAAGCTAGTGACTGCCCCTTTGCTTCAACTGCCCGATATCTTGATACAATGGAGAAGCGCAGGTACCGTGAAGAGCTGACTGGTGATACTCGATCCTCAGACGGAAGCCCTGCAAGACCTCCTCCTCAGAGGAATGACACTAGTCAAGCACCTCTTTGA
- the LOC111204598 gene encoding aminotransferase ALD1, chloroplastic: MVSLTFFSSASSLSSSPSKIVKSSLDFELKKLGGCTKLVRNVNLEKLKNNYLFPEISRREVEHVKKHPNVQLISLGTGDTTEPIPKQITSDMSNFAHALSTVEGYRGYGLEQGDKVLRKAIADTFYGHLHVKSNEVFVSDGAQSDISRIQLLLGSGVTIAVQDPTFPAYIDSSVIIGQTGNFHEATKKYQNVVYMPCGPQNSFFPDLSKTPRTDVIFFCSPNNPTGYVASKKQLHQLVEFAKTNGSIIIFDSAYAAFIEDGSPRSIYEIPGAREVAIEISSFSKFAGFTGVRLGWTIIPDELLYSNGFPIINDFHRIVTTSFNGASNIAQAGGLACLSPVGLKEIRSVINYYKENRKILMETLASLGLTVYGGINAPYLWVHFKGSKSWDVFAEILEKTHIITVPGSGFGPGGEEYLRISGFGRRDDMVEASRRLRSFFNTRTKHFPFLSSASNTN; the protein is encoded by the exons ATGGTCAGTCTAACGTTCTTCAGTTCGGCCTCATCTTTATCCTCTTCTCCATCAAAAATTGTCAAGTCTAG TTTAGACTTCGAGTTGAAGAAACTTG GTGGCTGCACAAAACTGGTCCGCAATGTGAATTTGGAGAAACTAAAGAACAACTATTTGTTTCCCGAA ataagcAGACGTGAGGTTGAGCACGTTAAAAAGCATCCAAATGTACAATTAATAAGCCTTGGGACTGGTGATacaacagagcctataccgaagCAGATCACCTCAGACATGTCTAAC TTTGCACATGCCCTATCAACTGTGGAAGGATATAGAGGGTATGGCCTGGAACAAGGTGACAAG GTTCTTAGGAAAGCTATTGCTGATACGTTCTATGGACATTTGCACGTGAAAAGCAATGAAGTATTTGTATCAGATGGTGCACAAAGCGATATTTCTCGTATTCAG CTACTCCTAGGTTCCGGTGTGACAATTGCTGTGCAAGATCCTACCTTCCCA GCTTACATAGATTCAAGTGTGATTATTGGCCAGACTGGTAATTTCCATGAAGCAACCAAGAAGTACCAAAACGTTGTCTATATGCCTTGTGGACCTCAAAATAGTTTTTTCCCTGATCTATCAAAGACTCCAAGAACTGATGTCATCTTCTTTTGTTCTCCTAATAATCCTACTGGTTATGTGGCTTCAAAAAAACAACTACATCAACTAGTTGAGTTTGCAAAGACCAATggttctattattatttttgactcTGCATATGCTGCATTTATCGAAGATGGCAGCCCACGTTCAATATATGAAATCCCTGGTGCTCGAGAG GTGGCAATTGAAATTTCATCATTCTCTAAGTTTGCTGGTTTCACTGGTGTTCGGCTTGGTTGGACTATCATCCCTGATGAGCTCTTGTACTCTAATGGTTTTCCCATTATAAATGATTTCCATCGCATTGTAACAACTTCCTTCAATGGAGCTTCAAATATCGCTCAGGCGGGTGGATTAGCATGCCTTTCTCCTGTTGGACTTAAG GAGATACGCTCGGTGATCAATTACTACAAAGAGAACAGAAAGATACTAATGGAGACTCTGGCATCGCTCGGCCTCACGGTTTATGGTGGCATAAATGCTCCATACTTGTGGGTTCACTTTAAAGGATCAAAATCATGGGATGTGTTTGCTGAGATTCTTGAAAAGACTCACATAATTACAGTCCCTGGCTCAGGTTTTGGACCTGGTGGAGAAGAATATTTAAGGATCAGTGGGTTTGGACGTAGAGACGATATGGTTGAAGCATCGAGGAGGTTGCGAAGTTTCTTCAACACTCGAACCAAgcattttccttttctctcttccgCTTCTAATACAAACTAA